A segment of the uncultured Desulfobulbus sp. genome:
TGTAAAGAGCTCCATCCTTCACATCAACCTGGGGTTCAGCGACCTTGGCCTCAATGAATCCCTCGTTTTGATAAAAGTTGGCAATACGTTCTGCATCCTGGCGTAGGATATCCATCTTGAGCACACCCGCATCGGTCAGCCAGGAAATCCACCATTTGTGAGTGGACGTTTGAATGACATCTTCCAGTTCACCTGCGGAAAAACTCTTATTACCGACAAAGGCAATCTCCTCAATGGTGATTTTCGATCCCTCAGTCACATCAAAGTGTACTTCTGCTTTACCGTCACTGTTGGTTGAGATACGGCCGTCAACGCCAGTATTGTAGTATCCCTTTGACTTGTACAGTGCTTTAATTTTTTGGACAGCCTCGTTCACCTTATAGGGATTAAGAATTGAGTTCACGGTAATGCCAGCAGCATCGCGCACTTCTTCTTCCTTCATGGACTCGGTACCAGTGATGACCACTTTAGCCACCAGTGGTTTTTCCTGAACGCGAAAAATTATTTTTTTCCCTGTCTGGGTATCGTTCGCTTCGATTTCAACATTATCGAAATAGCCCAAAGAAAAAACCGATTTCAGGTCCTGACGCAGGGTTGAAGGGTCGTAGAGGTCACCGGGTTTGGTGGAGATTTTCTGGAGAATAGCACCAGAGTCGATACGGACATTGCCCTCAGGAGCAATGGAGGCCACGGTTGCACTCCGGTTGGAATAGGCAAGCATGGTACTGACCATATCTCCGGTCAGCCGTGGCAATTCTTTGATTGCGCGTGCCTCACGAAAGGCCGAATACGGGGCTTGCGGAGCTAAAATATCTATAATCGAGCAGTCCACACTGATGCGATTCCCCAATGCATTCACACTGCCCACCACCACGTAATCAGCACCACGAGACTCGGCAAGCCGAACAAGTGCTGCCGCTGCTGGTGGCCAAGCCCCACTGTAGGATACTTGTTTCTGAGCCTGTGAACGGGACATCATTTCCATCCCTTTGGCAGCCGCCTCCTGGGCCAGGGCTTTATCAGCAAGAAGAGCCGTATTTGCTGCATCGGGAGTGTTAATTTTAAACGGCAGAAAAAGGGTGCTATGCTCGAAGGCCTCTGCCCTTTGTGGGGCCAAGGCTAGACAACTCAAAAAAAGGGTACAAAGCACAAAAACAAGAGCCGTATACGCCGATCGGTTGTGGGGTGTCGACAGCATGGATGTAAGTCCTGTAAGAGTCATTTAGTTGTTCGATGCGTGCCGTACAGACCACACACCGGCCAAAGGAGGGGAAAATTTAGGACGGGAAACGATTGACCGTCCTCAAGTATTATGCCGTTATCTTTGTGATAGCTCACAAAAACACGTCAATTAACCTGGTGGATTGCCAGTTATTATGACAGATTTGCTTGATTTTGCAAGGGATTCTACTGAAGACAAAAGCACTTCCTCTTCTTTGTCCGGGGACTGCTTCAAGACGCTGCGCAGCAGCTCTGGCGCAAAGACAAGCAGATTAACCTACTCTTGCGGTTCAAGAAGTGCAGCGACTGACTGCTGGAGCTCCCCAGCCAGCATCTGCTTGTCACTTGACTTGAACTGATCAGTTACAATTGGTTGCCCCAGACGGATGACAATTTCACCGGGGCGTGGCAGGAGTTTCCCTTTTGGCAGGACCTCGTAAGAGCCGTTAAACCCCAGGGGAACGATGGGAACCCCCGCTTTTATTGCCAACAACACAGCACCAGCTTTGAACTCTTTGAGATGTCCATCCGGGCTTCGTGTTCCTTCGGGGAAAATAAGTACCGAACTGCCAGCAGCGATTCTCTGTGCGGCCCGGTCAAGGCTTTTGAGCGCCTGCCGACCATGGGATCGATCAATGGCAATATAGCCGACGCGGTGCATGGCCTGGCCGAAAACGGGGATCTCGAACAGCTCTTTTTTAGCGATCCAACGAAAATCGTGCGGAAAGTATCCTTGAAAAGAAAAAATATCGTATTGACTGACATGGTTTCCGGCAAAAATATAGGTCTTTTGGGGGTCGATATTTTCCATTCCCTCAACACGCACACGTACACCGGCAAGCCCACAGAGAGCCCGCCCCCATAAACGAGGAAACATCTGCGCTTTACTCTCAGATTTTCGTCCCAGAAGCAGGTCAACAAGAGCTAATACAGAAACTAAAAAGGTTAGAAACGGGGCGACTGCAACGGTGCAGGCCCCGCGAATTAGTTGCACAGGCGACATGAGAAAACCATGGATGGAGCATGAGGCTCATTAAAAAAAACCACCCGACTTGGCAGGGCAGCGCTGGATGACATTTAATTTCTGTGATACTTATCAAGGACCTGTTTGAAGAGCAAGCATTTATCCGTCCACTCTTCTTTCAAAATTGTAATTTAAAACAGCGACACAGAGACCTCTTCTGAGAGACCGGTGGGATTGACGTGAGACATTCTATCGAATATAGTCTCATGTTTTCATTAAAACGACAGTACTTCCACTGCTTCATTCAAGAGAAAACGACTTGTCGGCACTAAAGGAGTCTAATGTGACTGCAGAAACCATAACCGTAATGACTGATGGAACACTTAATGTTCCCGAGAATCCCATCATTCCTTTCATCGAAGGTGACGGAACCGGGCCAGACATCTGGGCTGCCACCCAGAAAGTGCTCGATGCTGCAGTTGCTCGCAGTTATAACGGATCCCGCTCCATCGAGTGGCTGGAAATCCTGGCGGGTGAAAAAGCTTTTGAAACCACTGGCGAATGGTTACCCAAGGCAACCATTGAGGCGCTGAAAAAATATATTGTCAGCATCAAAGGGCCGCTGACCACTCCGGTGGGCGAAGGAATGCGCAGCCTCAACGTCACCCTGCGTCAGGTTCTCGATTTATATGCCTGCGTGCGACCTGTGCGCTATTATCAGGGCGTGGTCTCCCCGGTCAAAACCCCGGAACTCGTTAACATGATTATTTTTCGGGAAAATACCGAGGACGTGTATGCCGGCATTGAATGGCAGGCAGGCACGGAAGAGGCAAATCGAGTCATCGAACTCCTGCGCAACGAGATGGGCGCATCCATCCGTGATAACTCAGGAATCGGAATCAAGCCCATATCCGAGTTTGGCACTAAACGACTCGTACGCAAGGCGATTGTCCATGCCATTGATGCCGGACATGATTCGGTTACCCTGGTCCACAAGGGGAACATCATGAAGTTTACCGAGGGGGCTTTTCGTAACTGGGGCTATGAGTTGGCGGCTGAAGAATTTGGTGACATTACCATCACCGAAGCCGCCCTCTGGGAGCAGCACAACGGTGTTATTCCCCAAGGCAAGATCGTGATCAAAGATCGGATCGCAGATGCCATGTTCCAACAGATTTTACTCCGGCCCAATGAGTATTCTGTGCTTGCCATGCCTAACCTCAACGGCGACTATATGTCAGACGCCCTCGCGGCTCAGGTTGGCGGACTGGGAATGGCTCCAGGTGCTAATATCGGTGATGGCGTAGCCATGTTTGAGGCAACCCATGGTACAGCCCCCAAATATGCGGGACTCGATAAGGTCAACCCAGGTTCTTTGCTGCTCTCCGGGGTAATGATGCTTGAGTATCTGGGCTGGAAAGAGGCTGCGGAGCTCATTCAAAAGGCTTTGGAAACGACCATTTCCAAGAAGACCGTGACCTATGATCTGGCACGCCTGATGGATGGAGCCACGGAGCTGTCATGCTCTGGCTTTGGCGATGCTATCATAAGCAATATGTAAGCTGGAGGCGACTACATGGGGAAACTGTTTCAGTCTCTCCAGGACCTTCTTTTTCCTCCACACTGTTTAGGGTGTTCGCGGCGGCTGGATCATTCCCGGCCGCCGCTTTTTTGTTCGGCCTGCCTGGAGAGATTAGCTTTTATTTCCTCACCACTGTGCCCCTCCTGTGGGACTCCGTTTGCCACAGGTAACGACCACCTGTGTACGGCCTGTCTGCAGG
Coding sequences within it:
- a CDS encoding lysophospholipid acyltransferase family protein produces the protein MSPVQLIRGACTVAVAPFLTFLVSVLALVDLLLGRKSESKAQMFPRLWGRALCGLAGVRVRVEGMENIDPQKTYIFAGNHVSQYDIFSFQGYFPHDFRWIAKKELFEIPVFGQAMHRVGYIAIDRSHGRQALKSLDRAAQRIAAGSSVLIFPEGTRSPDGHLKEFKAGAVLLAIKAGVPIVPLGFNGSYEVLPKGKLLPRPGEIVIRLGQPIVTDQFKSSDKQMLAGELQQSVAALLEPQE
- the icd gene encoding isocitrate dehydrogenase (NADP(+)), with translation MTAETITVMTDGTLNVPENPIIPFIEGDGTGPDIWAATQKVLDAAVARSYNGSRSIEWLEILAGEKAFETTGEWLPKATIEALKKYIVSIKGPLTTPVGEGMRSLNVTLRQVLDLYACVRPVRYYQGVVSPVKTPELVNMIIFRENTEDVYAGIEWQAGTEEANRVIELLRNEMGASIRDNSGIGIKPISEFGTKRLVRKAIVHAIDAGHDSVTLVHKGNIMKFTEGAFRNWGYELAAEEFGDITITEAALWEQHNGVIPQGKIVIKDRIADAMFQQILLRPNEYSVLAMPNLNGDYMSDALAAQVGGLGMAPGANIGDGVAMFEATHGTAPKYAGLDKVNPGSLLLSGVMMLEYLGWKEAAELIQKALETTISKKTVTYDLARLMDGATELSCSGFGDAIISNM